A single Fusarium oxysporum Fo47 chromosome IV, complete sequence DNA region contains:
- a CDS encoding helix-loop-helix DNA-binding domain-containing protein — MDPNLLNFFAVPNNQTLNHVDQNNDTSQQQHEPSPWRPTGLEGDMGASGNQGGPSYDYQSTAASDMSFTQAPMPSPYTSSNKTILPTRGPPRGNQQRKRDAHERKRTKVDTDSALESLDYWIRFDDEENERTGSYEIDFSKRFDPMTNNTNTHYRPGYGGSSTTPGLGTGIYATAPPFQGAEYFDDNALDNALSDDEEEGLDSMSLEEHLSKIETMPPPEVPPREGLYSTPLSWEKPEPGLRMEPDFGLGNTATAMNAGFGQTMSGMGNNQVLSNDEQRRLLAIAMNTGRTPASYMPASGFGLGFGAGLGTGLPPEFNSSIDSLLGTPTGDRSQKQTPTPANSSKAPSRNQDVKTEASSETGLSSARPGLSRTNTATSDIKGKDKLKPGDRTAHNDIERKYRTNLKDKIAELRDAVPALHSIPEDGIEEGENSQRAPKVSKGTVLTKATEYIQYLERRNRSIMKEHQELARRLQAFEQLLSASARQPFLMPNHSRTLFDPRGFC, encoded by the exons ATGGatcctaatcttcttaaCTTTTTCGCGGTGCCCAACAACCAGACGCTGAACCACGTGGATCAGAACAACGACACatctcaacagcaacatgAACCTTCGCCATGGAGACCGACAGGCTTAGAGGGTGACATGGGAGCATCTGGCAATCAGGGGGGACCGTCCTACGATTACCAGTCAACTGCAGCCTCTGATATGTCATTCACCCAGGCTCCGATGCCGTCACCATATACCAGCTCAAACAAGACCATACTACCTACTCGAGGACCCCCACGGGGCAATCAACAACGGAAGCGAGATGCCCATGAAAGGAAGCGCACAAAGGTTGATACCGATTCTGCGCTGGAATCTTTGGACTACTGGATCCGTTTTGACGACGAGGAAAATGAAAGGACAGGAAGTTATGAAATTGACTTTTCGAAACGTTTCGATCCCATGACCAATAACACTAATACTCATTACCG ACCGGGTTACGGAGGAAGCTCAACGACACCAGGACTTGGCACTGGCATATATGCAACTGCTCCTCCATTTCAGGGTGCCGAATACTTTGATGACAATGCTTTAGACAATGCTCTatctgatgatgaagaagaaggacttgaCTCGATGAGTCTGGAGGAACATCTATCAAAAATCGAGACTATGCCGCCTCCAGAGGTACCTCCTCGAGAAGGCCTGTACTCGACACCGCTCAGTTGGGAAAAGCCAGAGCCGGGTCTACGCATGGAACCAGACTTTGGGCTAGGCAATACTGCAACAGCCATGAACGCGGGGTTCGGGCAGACCATGTCGGGTATGGGCAATAATCAGGTTTTGAGCAACGATGAGCAGAGGAGACTTCTTGCTATCGCGATGAATACTGGTCGGACACCAGCCAGCTACATGCCCGCGAGTGGATTTGGTTTAGGATTTGGAGCTGGTCTTGGTACAGGACTCCCACCCGAGTTTAATAGCAGCATCGACTCTCTGTTGGGAACACCAACAGGGGACCGCAGCCAAAAACAAACGCCTACGCCAGCCAATAGCTCGAAGGCTCCATCGAGGAACCAAGACGTCAAGACAGAGGCATCGAGCGAGACAGGTTTGAGTTCTGCTAGGCCAGGACTTTCGCGCACCAACACCGCTACATCCGATATAAAGGGCAAAGATAAACTCAAACCAGGAGACCGAACAGCCCATAATGATATTGAGCGAAAGTATCGAACAAATCTTAAGGACAAGATCGCCGAGCTTCGCGATGCTGTACCTGCCCTCCATTCGATACCAGAAGACGGAATTGAAGAGGGTGAAAACTCACAGCGAGCGCCCAAAGTGAGCAAG GGCACTGTTTTAACAAAGGCGACCGAATATATTCAGTACTTAGAAAGGCGCAATCGGTCCATCATGAAGGAACATCAAGAGTTAGCCAGGCGTCTACAGGCATTTGAGCAGCTTCTCAGTGCCTCGGCTCGACAGCCGTTCTTGATGCCGAACCACAGCCGGACACTCTTCGATCCAAGAGGTTTCTGCTAG